In Tepidimonas taiwanensis, the following are encoded in one genomic region:
- a CDS encoding YbcC family protein, whose amino-acid sequence MNPTDALPLQIEAACEQACAAIAPAWPLDRAIAVNPHWGRIGQPLRTVAARLAVLGGVRVLPPRALVREAWASGRVTRADLEEAIERLQPPPAAGLDADACVAALAAEPSLPRLPLLIDLLDAEPNRHHRLPWRDAVTHQISQTCAAYFDRHQADWQPRRDGGLYAFWRETLLHDHGIGTLMGLPRLGASLAHLPPTPAEAERWVLGKLGLPPARWADYLEALLLTVNGWASYCAYLDWQARLAGGRDPHLRELLALRLAWGAILLEGDAARHAQAAFAGLHAAWSQVDAHLAAADAALRVDEIWQTALDIDYQRTLLHTLRHAGASTTPQPPEAQVVFCIDVRSERLRRALEATTPHVQTLGFAGFFGLPIAYTPIGTPACRPQLPGLLAPALEVTDAPAGATGTVDPPADVQPADVAALRQRALARADQRGAGAHWPLAAFPFVEAAGWLYGGALLRWLRPPASPRPNDDAEGLPARLRPVCRPALGGIPLEERIALAARVLRAMGLHAGLAPLVALVGHGSQSANNPHVAALDCGACGGQTGEVNARVLAQLLNDPAVRAGLSAHGITVPATTVFVAALHNTTTDEVEWFDTDLLPAPSQRALEALQAAFVRAAEAVRRERAPTLDLPAATNGPSLARWLRRRASDGAQTRPEWGLAGNAAFLIAPRSLTRGQSLDGRVFLHDYDAAQDTDGSLLELLMTAPMLVTHWINWQYHASQCEPRLYGSGNKVLHNVVGGVLGVFEGNGGDLRIGLARQSLHDGQRWMHEPLRLTVVIAAPAARIEAVIERHTTVRHLVEHGWLHLWRLDADTVYRYVAGQWQALPDVRR is encoded by the coding sequence ATGAACCCGACCGACGCCCTCCCCTTGCAGATCGAGGCCGCCTGTGAACAGGCGTGTGCGGCCATCGCCCCCGCGTGGCCGCTGGACCGCGCGATCGCGGTCAACCCCCACTGGGGCCGCATCGGCCAGCCGCTGCGCACGGTCGCCGCCCGGCTGGCGGTGCTGGGGGGCGTGCGCGTGCTGCCGCCGCGCGCGCTGGTGCGCGAGGCCTGGGCCAGCGGCCGCGTCACGCGGGCGGATCTGGAGGAGGCGATCGAGCGCCTGCAGCCCCCGCCCGCCGCGGGGTTGGACGCCGACGCATGCGTGGCGGCCCTGGCGGCGGAGCCGTCGCTGCCGCGCCTGCCGCTGCTGATCGACCTGCTGGACGCCGAGCCGAACCGGCACCACCGGCTGCCGTGGCGCGACGCGGTCACGCACCAGATCAGCCAGACCTGCGCGGCCTACTTCGACCGCCACCAGGCCGACTGGCAGCCGCGCCGCGACGGCGGTCTGTACGCCTTCTGGCGCGAGACCCTGCTGCACGATCACGGCATCGGGACGCTGATGGGCCTGCCGCGGCTGGGGGCGTCGCTCGCCCACCTGCCCCCGACCCCGGCCGAGGCGGAACGCTGGGTGCTCGGCAAGCTGGGGCTGCCCCCGGCGCGGTGGGCGGACTACCTGGAGGCGCTGCTGCTCACCGTCAACGGCTGGGCGTCGTACTGCGCCTACCTGGACTGGCAGGCGCGGCTCGCCGGTGGGCGCGATCCACACCTGCGCGAGCTGCTGGCGCTGCGGCTGGCCTGGGGCGCGATCCTGCTGGAAGGCGACGCCGCGCGGCATGCGCAGGCGGCTTTCGCGGGCCTGCACGCGGCGTGGTCGCAGGTCGACGCGCACCTCGCCGCGGCCGACGCCGCGCTGCGCGTCGATGAGATCTGGCAGACCGCCCTCGACATCGACTACCAGCGCACCCTGCTGCACACGCTGCGCCACGCCGGGGCGTCCACCACGCCGCAACCCCCAGAAGCCCAAGTGGTGTTTTGCATCGACGTGCGCAGCGAGCGGCTGCGCCGGGCGCTGGAGGCGACCACCCCGCACGTGCAGACGCTGGGGTTTGCCGGCTTTTTCGGGTTGCCGATCGCCTACACCCCGATCGGCACGCCGGCGTGCCGCCCGCAACTGCCGGGGCTGTTGGCCCCTGCACTGGAGGTCACGGACGCCCCGGCCGGGGCCACCGGGACGGTAGACCCGCCCGCGGACGTCCAGCCCGCAGACGTGGCCGCGTTGCGGCAGCGGGCCCTGGCGCGCGCGGACCAGCGCGGCGCCGGCGCGCACTGGCCGCTGGCGGCGTTCCCCTTCGTCGAGGCGGCCGGTTGGCTCTACGGCGGCGCGCTGCTGCGCTGGCTGCGCCCCCCGGCGTCCCCGCGCCCCAACGACGATGCCGAAGGGTTGCCCGCGCGCCTGCGGCCGGTGTGCCGTCCGGCGCTCGGCGGCATCCCGCTGGAAGAGCGAATTGCGCTGGCCGCGCGCGTGCTGCGCGCGATGGGGCTGCACGCGGGGCTCGCCCCGTTGGTCGCGCTGGTCGGCCACGGCAGCCAGAGCGCCAACAACCCCCACGTGGCCGCGCTGGACTGCGGTGCCTGCGGCGGCCAGACCGGCGAGGTCAACGCGCGCGTGCTGGCGCAGTTGCTCAACGACCCGGCGGTCCGCGCGGGCCTGTCTGCGCACGGGATCACCGTCCCCGCCACGACGGTCTTCGTCGCGGCGCTGCACAACACCACCACCGACGAGGTCGAGTGGTTCGACACGGACCTGCTGCCCGCGCCCAGCCAGCGCGCGCTGGAGGCGCTGCAGGCCGCGTTCGTGCGCGCGGCCGAAGCGGTCCGCCGGGAGCGCGCGCCGACACTCGACCTGCCTGCCGCCACGAACGGGCCGTCACTGGCGCGGTGGCTGCGCCGGCGCGCCAGTGATGGCGCACAAACGCGCCCGGAATGGGGGCTGGCCGGCAACGCCGCGTTCCTCATCGCGCCGCGGTCCCTCACACGCGGGCAGTCGCTGGACGGGCGGGTGTTCCTGCACGACTACGACGCCGCGCAGGACACGGACGGCAGCCTGCTGGAGCTGCTGATGACCGCGCCGATGCTGGTGACGCACTGGATCAACTGGCAGTACCACGCGTCCCAGTGCGAGCCGCGGCTGTACGGCAGCGGCAACAAGGTGTTGCACAACGTGGTCGGCGGCGTGCTCGGCGTCTTCGAGGGCAATGGCGGCGACCTGCGCATCGGGCTCGCGCGCCAGTCGCTGCACGACGGGCAGCGCTGGATGCACGAGCCCCTGCGGCTGACGGTCGTCATCGCCGCGCCGGCCGCGCGCATCGAGGCGGTCATCGAACGCCACACCACCGTGCGCCACCTCGTCGAACACGGCTGGCTGCACCTGTGGCGGCTCGACGCCGACACCGTCTACCGCTACGTCGCGGGCCAGTGGCAGGCGCTGCCGGACGTCAGACGTTGA
- a CDS encoding NADH-quinone oxidoreductase subunit L: MGPTLVFASILAATAPLAVMALAVPLALAVRDPRRLWPLQHALMGLAVLAAVASLVLHGLGSGPSAAVVPGLRADLGAAWIALLVQGLGSVIAAFSARYLAGEPGQPRYAAALAAVLAGVHALLLADHWAVLIGAWVLVGAALQRLLCFYPERPFARLAAHKKWLADRLADALLLGAAWLSWQAVGSGSLSALLAHVQTHGAGPALQAAAVLLVLAVIVRTALLPLHGWLIQVMEAPTPVSALLHAGVVNLGGYVLIRFAPLLDVAAPARTLLVVFGTASAVLAGLVMLTRVSIKLRLAWSTLAQMGFMLLECGLGLYTMAMLHLIGHSIYKAHAFLAAGEAVRAARARDRRNPHPPAPASLWTAPAIAAAVVGTVVAGVESVAPGNGWPWWWSGVLAIAWAPLLWRPPSASGTVDAAWTVRGAALIASLTALALAGHALPLGTVDVPHDGAGPWVLGALAGLYAVTAALQHPAWAARLEALRRASYAGFYLDEAYTRAALRLWPARLHHPA; encoded by the coding sequence ATGGGCCCCACCCTCGTCTTTGCCTCGATCCTCGCCGCCACCGCGCCGCTGGCCGTGATGGCGCTGGCCGTCCCCCTGGCGCTGGCGGTGCGCGACCCGCGCCGCCTGTGGCCGCTGCAACACGCGCTGATGGGTCTGGCGGTACTCGCCGCCGTGGCCTCGCTCGTCCTGCACGGCCTGGGCTCGGGCCCGTCCGCGGCCGTGGTGCCCGGGCTGCGCGCCGACCTCGGCGCCGCGTGGATCGCGCTGCTGGTGCAGGGGCTGGGCAGCGTGATCGCCGCGTTCTCGGCCCGCTACCTCGCGGGCGAACCGGGGCAGCCGCGCTACGCCGCCGCGCTCGCCGCAGTCCTGGCAGGGGTGCACGCGCTGCTGCTGGCCGACCACTGGGCGGTGCTGATCGGCGCGTGGGTGCTGGTCGGCGCCGCGTTGCAGCGGCTGCTGTGTTTCTACCCGGAGCGGCCGTTCGCCCGGCTGGCCGCGCACAAGAAGTGGCTCGCCGACCGCCTCGCGGACGCGCTGCTGCTCGGTGCCGCGTGGCTGTCGTGGCAGGCGGTCGGCAGTGGCTCGCTGTCGGCGCTGCTGGCGCACGTGCAGACCCACGGCGCCGGGCCCGCCCTGCAGGCGGCCGCCGTGCTGCTCGTGCTCGCGGTCATCGTGCGCACCGCCCTGCTGCCGCTGCACGGCTGGCTGATCCAGGTCATGGAGGCCCCCACCCCCGTCTCGGCGCTGCTGCACGCGGGGGTGGTCAACCTGGGGGGCTACGTGCTGATCCGCTTCGCGCCGCTGCTCGACGTCGCCGCGCCGGCACGCACGCTGCTCGTCGTGTTCGGCACCGCCAGCGCGGTGTTGGCCGGCCTCGTGATGCTCACCCGCGTCAGCATCAAGCTGCGGCTCGCGTGGTCCACGCTCGCCCAGATGGGGTTCATGCTGCTCGAGTGCGGCCTGGGGCTGTACACGATGGCGATGCTGCACCTGATCGGCCACTCGATCTACAAAGCCCACGCCTTCCTCGCGGCGGGCGAGGCGGTACGCGCGGCCCGCGCGCGCGACCGGCGCAACCCGCACCCGCCGGCCCCCGCGAGTCTGTGGACGGCTCCCGCCATCGCGGCGGCGGTCGTGGGTACTGTGGTCGCGGGGGTCGAATCGGTGGCACCCGGCAACGGCTGGCCGTGGTGGTGGAGCGGGGTGCTCGCCATCGCGTGGGCACCGCTGCTGTGGCGGCCGCCCTCCGCGAGTGGCACCGTGGACGCGGCCTGGACGGTGCGCGGGGCTGCGCTGATCGCGAGCCTGACCGCGCTGGCGCTGGCGGGCCATGCCCTGCCGCTGGGGACCGTGGACGTGCCCCACGATGGCGCCGGACCGTGGGTGTTGGGGGCGCTCGCGGGCCTGTATGCGGTCACCGCCGCCCTGCAGCACCCCGCGTGGGCCGCGCGGCTGGAGGCGCTGCGGCGCGCCAGCTACGCCGGCTTCTATCTCGACGAGGCCTACACCCGCGCGGCACTGCGCTTGTGGCCGGCGCGCCTGCACCACCCCGCCTGA
- a CDS encoding LysR family transcriptional regulator has translation MDLHQLNFHHLHYFWCVAKTGHLSRAARELHVSQSALSAQIRQLEERLGEPLFEREGRRLRLTDAGHLVLGYADGIFELGREMLGRLAGRRTGVTWLRVGSVATLSRNFQENWLRPLLADPGLRLTLESGRLEDLIARLLHHELDVVLANDAVPADPKRPVHCRLLASQPMSLVGKADVWRGRTLRVPDDLHGQALALPGPRHAVRAPFDALCATAGVSPRIRAEVDDMAMLRLVARDSGWLALLPEVVVQDELRAGTLVVVGVTNALHEHFYAITALHRYRPALLDGLVGAPPRGDRAG, from the coding sequence GTGGACCTGCACCAGCTCAATTTCCACCACCTGCACTACTTCTGGTGCGTGGCCAAAACCGGGCATCTCAGCCGGGCCGCGCGCGAGTTGCACGTGTCGCAGTCGGCGCTGTCGGCGCAGATCCGGCAATTGGAGGAGCGCCTCGGTGAACCGCTGTTCGAGCGCGAGGGCCGGCGGCTGCGCCTGACGGACGCGGGGCACCTGGTGCTGGGCTATGCGGATGGCATCTTCGAACTGGGGCGCGAGATGCTGGGCCGGCTCGCCGGGCGGCGCACCGGTGTGACGTGGCTGCGCGTCGGCAGTGTGGCCACGCTGTCGCGCAACTTCCAGGAAAACTGGCTGCGTCCGCTGCTGGCCGACCCGGGGTTGCGCCTGACCCTGGAGTCGGGGCGGCTGGAGGATCTGATCGCGCGGCTGCTGCACCACGAGCTGGACGTGGTGCTCGCCAACGACGCGGTGCCCGCGGACCCCAAGCGCCCCGTCCACTGCCGGCTGCTGGCCAGCCAGCCGATGTCACTGGTCGGCAAGGCCGACGTCTGGCGCGGCCGGACGCTGCGCGTCCCCGACGATCTGCACGGGCAGGCGCTGGCGCTGCCGGGGCCCCGGCACGCGGTGCGCGCACCGTTCGATGCCCTGTGTGCGACCGCGGGCGTCTCACCCCGCATCCGCGCCGAGGTGGACGACATGGCGATGCTGCGCCTCGTCGCCCGTGACAGCGGCTGGCTGGCGCTGTTGCCGGAGGTCGTGGTGCAGGACGAGCTGCGCGCCGGCACGTTGGTCGTCGTGGGGGTGACGAACGCGCTGCATGAGCACTTTTACGCGATCACCGCGTTGCACCGCTACCGCCCGGCGCTGTTGGACGGCCTGGTGGGCGCGCCGCCCCGCGGGGACCGCGCGGGTTAA
- the metH gene encoding methionine synthase, producing the protein MNASEAPAAAPATAHRRIPPMMLSGLEPLIIGEGSLFVNIGERTNVTGSRAFARMILEGRFEDALAVARQQVENGAQIIDVNMDEAMLDSKAAMVRFLNLIASEPEIARVPIMIDSSKWEVIEAGLKCIQGKGIVNSISLKEGEAEFKRQARLIRRYGAATVVMAFDEQGQADTFERKIEICTRAYRILVEEVDFPPEDIIFDPNIFAIATGIPEHDNYAVDFIEATRWIKANLPGAKVSGGVSNVSFSFRGNEPVREAIHTVFLYHAIRAGMDMGIVNAGQIGVYDELDPELRERVEDVVLNRRPRYREGEDTAQTPTERLLAIAERVKGAAKDDSAKLAWRALPVEERLAHALVHGITDYIVEDTEEAWQKIKAQGGRPLHVIEGPLMAGMNTVGDLFGAGKMFLPQVVKSARVMKQAVAHLVPYIEEEKRQLEAAGGDVKPQGRIVIATVKGDVHDIGKNIVTVVLQCNNFDVVNMGVMVPCHDILAKAKEVQADIVGLSGLITPSLEEMQHVAAEMEKDPWFRERGVPLLIGGATTSRVHTAVKIAPQYSGPVVYVPDASRSVGVAQALLGEQREAYVAELRADYARVRAQHAAKKPTPLWPLAKARANRTPIDWSAWQPVRPGFLGRRVFRQYDLAEIARYIDWGPFFQTWDLAGPYPAILDDEVVGEQARKVFADAQAMLKRLIDARWLTAHAVVGFWPASGEGDDIVLYADESRTQPVLTWYNLRQQAAKEEIDGVMRPSRCLADFVAPLASGVPDYVGVFAVTAGIGAEARAAAFEAAHDDYSAIMLKALADRLAEALAERLHERVRTELWGYAPHERLTNEELIAEKYQGIRPAPGYPACPDHTVKRDLFALLRCDDIGMGLTESLAMTPAASVSGFYLAHPEARYFNVGKIGRDQLEDMAARRGMPVEELARWLAPLLD; encoded by the coding sequence GTGAACGCTTCCGAAGCGCCTGCCGCCGCGCCCGCCACCGCCCACCGCCGCATCCCGCCGATGATGCTGTCGGGCCTGGAGCCGCTCATCATCGGCGAGGGCAGCCTCTTCGTCAACATCGGCGAGCGCACCAACGTGACGGGCTCGCGCGCGTTCGCGCGCATGATCCTGGAGGGGCGCTTCGAGGACGCGCTGGCCGTGGCCCGCCAGCAGGTGGAAAACGGCGCGCAGATCATCGACGTCAACATGGACGAGGCCATGCTCGACAGCAAGGCCGCGATGGTGCGATTCCTGAACCTGATTGCGTCGGAGCCCGAGATCGCGCGCGTGCCGATCATGATCGACTCCTCCAAATGGGAGGTGATCGAGGCGGGCCTGAAATGCATCCAGGGCAAGGGCATCGTCAACTCGATCAGCCTCAAGGAGGGCGAGGCGGAGTTCAAGCGCCAGGCCCGGCTGATCCGGCGCTATGGCGCGGCCACCGTGGTGATGGCCTTCGACGAGCAGGGCCAGGCCGACACCTTCGAGCGCAAAATCGAGATCTGCACGCGGGCCTACCGCATCCTGGTCGAAGAGGTGGACTTCCCGCCGGAAGACATCATCTTCGACCCCAACATCTTTGCGATCGCGACGGGCATCCCCGAGCACGACAATTACGCGGTCGACTTCATCGAGGCCACGCGCTGGATCAAGGCCAACCTGCCCGGTGCCAAGGTGTCGGGCGGCGTGTCCAACGTGAGCTTCTCGTTCCGCGGCAACGAGCCGGTGCGCGAGGCCATCCACACGGTGTTCCTCTACCACGCGATCCGCGCCGGGATGGACATGGGCATCGTCAACGCCGGGCAGATCGGCGTGTACGACGAGCTCGACCCGGAGCTGCGCGAGCGCGTGGAGGACGTGGTGCTCAACCGCCGCCCCCGCTACCGCGAAGGCGAGGACACGGCGCAAACGCCCACCGAGCGGCTGCTCGCGATCGCCGAGCGGGTCAAGGGCGCGGCCAAAGACGACAGCGCCAAGCTGGCGTGGCGCGCGCTGCCGGTGGAGGAGCGCCTGGCGCACGCGCTGGTGCACGGCATCACCGACTACATCGTCGAGGACACGGAGGAGGCCTGGCAGAAGATCAAGGCCCAGGGTGGCCGCCCGTTGCACGTGATAGAAGGGCCGCTGATGGCGGGCATGAACACGGTCGGCGACCTCTTCGGCGCGGGCAAGATGTTCCTGCCGCAGGTGGTCAAGTCCGCGCGCGTGATGAAGCAGGCGGTGGCGCACCTCGTGCCCTACATCGAGGAAGAAAAACGCCAGCTCGAAGCGGCCGGGGGGGACGTCAAGCCCCAGGGGCGGATCGTGATCGCGACCGTCAAGGGCGACGTGCACGACATCGGCAAGAATATCGTCACCGTCGTGTTGCAGTGCAACAATTTCGACGTGGTCAACATGGGCGTGATGGTGCCCTGCCACGACATCCTCGCCAAGGCCAAGGAAGTGCAGGCCGACATCGTGGGCTTGTCGGGCCTGATCACCCCGAGTCTGGAGGAGATGCAGCACGTCGCCGCGGAAATGGAAAAGGACCCGTGGTTCCGCGAGCGCGGCGTGCCGCTGCTCATCGGCGGCGCCACGACGAGCCGCGTGCACACGGCGGTCAAGATCGCGCCACAGTACAGCGGGCCGGTGGTGTACGTGCCTGACGCGTCGCGCAGCGTTGGCGTGGCGCAGGCGCTGCTGGGGGAGCAGCGCGAGGCCTACGTCGCCGAGCTGCGCGCCGACTACGCGCGCGTGCGCGCCCAGCACGCGGCGAAGAAGCCCACGCCGCTGTGGCCGCTGGCCAAGGCGCGGGCCAACCGCACGCCCATCGACTGGTCGGCGTGGCAGCCGGTGCGCCCCGGCTTTCTGGGCCGGCGCGTCTTTCGCCAGTACGACCTGGCCGAGATCGCACGCTACATCGACTGGGGGCCGTTTTTCCAGACCTGGGACCTGGCGGGGCCGTATCCGGCCATCCTCGACGACGAGGTGGTGGGCGAGCAGGCGCGCAAGGTGTTTGCCGATGCGCAGGCGATGCTCAAGCGCCTCATCGACGCGCGCTGGTTGACGGCGCACGCGGTGGTGGGGTTCTGGCCCGCCAGCGGCGAGGGCGACGATATCGTGCTGTATGCGGATGAGTCGCGCACGCAACCGGTTCTGACCTGGTACAACTTGCGGCAACAGGCCGCCAAGGAAGAGATCGACGGCGTGATGCGCCCCAGCCGCTGTCTGGCGGACTTCGTCGCGCCGCTGGCCAGTGGCGTGCCGGATTACGTGGGGGTGTTCGCGGTGACGGCGGGTATCGGCGCCGAGGCGCGCGCGGCGGCGTTCGAGGCTGCGCACGACGACTACAGCGCGATCATGCTCAAGGCGCTGGCCGACCGGCTCGCTGAGGCGCTGGCCGAGCGGCTGCACGAGCGCGTGCGCACCGAACTGTGGGGCTACGCGCCGCACGAGCGGCTGACCAACGAAGAGCTGATCGCCGAAAAATACCAAGGCATCCGCCCCGCACCGGGTTACCCGGCGTGCCCGGACCATACGGTCAAGCGCGACCTCTTCGCGCTGCTGCGCTGCGACGATATCGGCATGGGACTGACCGAGAGCCTGGCGATGACGCCTGCGGCCAGCGTCAGCGGCTTTTACCTCGCGCACCCCGAGGCGCGCTACTTCAACGTCGGCAAGATCGGCCGCGACCAGCTCGAGGACATGGCCGCGCGCCGTGGGATGCCCGTCGAGGAGCTGGCCCGCTGGTTGGCTCCGTTATTGGATTAG